From Syntrophobacterales bacterium, a single genomic window includes:
- the btsR gene encoding two-component system response regulator BtsR, which produces MMRALIVDDEIYSREELESLLGETGEFIVVGKCANAPEAIRAINREKPDVLFLDVQMPVIDGFELLGMIDESLMPAVVFVTAHDAYALKAFEENALDYLLKPIEKGRLAKTVEKLKKRLGAGIKPVFALPNIEKIPCLHSSRIKLIKLADVEQVRSGEAGVYVICGQGDFYTDITLQVLEDKTELVRCHKQFLINIDQVDEIALRENGGAEIRTKSGRFVPVSRRYLKLLREKLLF; this is translated from the coding sequence ATGATGCGCGCCCTGATCGTTGATGACGAAATCTATTCCCGCGAGGAGTTGGAGTCGCTGCTGGGCGAAACAGGGGAGTTTATTGTCGTGGGGAAGTGCGCCAATGCGCCGGAAGCGATCAGGGCCATCAATCGGGAAAAACCCGATGTTTTGTTCCTGGATGTGCAGATGCCGGTCATAGATGGGTTTGAACTGCTGGGTATGATCGATGAGTCGCTGATGCCGGCCGTTGTCTTCGTAACCGCCCATGATGCGTATGCCCTTAAGGCCTTTGAGGAAAACGCCCTCGATTACCTGCTTAAACCGATCGAAAAGGGGAGACTTGCAAAAACCGTCGAAAAACTCAAAAAACGCCTCGGCGCCGGGATCAAACCGGTATTTGCGCTGCCGAATATCGAAAAAATTCCCTGCCTCCATTCCTCCCGAATCAAGTTGATCAAACTGGCCGATGTCGAGCAGGTCAGATCCGGCGAGGCAGGGGTTTATGTGATCTGCGGTCAGGGAGATTTCTATACGGATATTACCCTTCAGGTTCTTGAGGATAAAACGGAACTTGTCCGGTGCCACAAGCAGTTCCTGATCAACATCGATCAGGTGGACGAAATCGCCCTTCGTGAGAACGGCGGGGCGGAAATCAGGACAAAATCCGGTCGGTTTGTCCCGGTGAGCCGGAGATACCTGAAACTCCTGCGGGAGAAGCTGCTCTTTTAG
- a CDS encoding addiction module protein, giving the protein MGVALSVEKMSIEEKIQAMEALWDDLSEKAESRLSAPWHKEVLNYREKGIISGEDVFIDWNNAKKKIEKSIS; this is encoded by the coding sequence ATGGGAGTTGCTTTATCTGTAGAGAAAATGTCGATTGAAGAGAAAATCCAAGCTATGGAAGCTCTTTGGGATGATTTATCTGAGAAAGCAGAAAGTCGATTGTCAGCGCCTTGGCACAAGGAAGTTTTGAATTATAGGGAAAAAGGAATTATTAGTGGAGAGGATGTTTTTATTGATTGGAATAATGCCAAGAAAAAAATAGAAAAATCAATATCATGA
- a CDS encoding HAD family hydrolase: MTQKKGKTQAAVFLDRDGTINEEVGYLDRPEKLCLIPGAAWAIRLINESGLKAIVVTNQSGVARGLFDEATVLEIHQKLQKNLKEQGAWIDRFYYCPHHPTDGLGDYLQDCPCRKPAPGMLLRAAEELALSLNDSYIIGDTLRDIEAGGRAGVPGVLVQTGYGAESAAALAGFDREKAGVCHPVYVAKTLEEAVRWIIADRGGQKL; the protein is encoded by the coding sequence ATGACGCAAAAAAAGGGAAAAACACAGGCTGCGGTGTTTCTCGATCGCGACGGGACGATCAACGAAGAGGTCGGCTATCTGGACCGGCCGGAGAAGCTTTGTCTGATCCCCGGCGCGGCCTGGGCGATCCGTTTGATCAATGAAAGCGGCCTGAAGGCGATAGTTGTCACGAACCAGTCGGGGGTTGCCCGCGGTTTATTTGACGAGGCGACCGTCTTGGAGATTCACCAGAAATTGCAGAAGAACCTGAAAGAGCAGGGGGCCTGGATTGACCGCTTCTACTACTGTCCGCATCACCCGACGGACGGACTGGGGGATTATCTGCAGGATTGCCCCTGCCGGAAGCCGGCGCCGGGGATGCTGCTCCGTGCGGCAGAGGAGCTGGCCCTTTCCCTGAATGATTCCTATATCATCGGCGACACGCTGAGGGATATCGAGGCGGGCGGGCGGGCCGGCGTTCCGGGGGTGCTGGTGCAGACAGGCTACGGCGCGGAATCCGCCGCGGCGCTCGCCGGTTTCGACCGGGAAAAAGCCGGGGTGTGCCATCCGGTGTATGTAGCGAAAACCCTTGAGGAGGCGGTCCGGTGGATAATCGCCGACCGGGGTGGGCAGAAACTGTGA
- the waaF gene encoding lipopolysaccharide heptosyltransferase II: MEAPDKNMPLKVRGDKKLPEGGIERLLIRGTNWIGDVVMTLPALAAIRARWPQARIAVLAKPWVAEVYRLSNQIDEVIIFEEPGRHAGALGKLRLAKELRGKGFDCAILLQNAIEAALLAKLAAIPRRAGYNSDGRGFLLTHSVRRTAAVRRVRQSEYYLEMVRALGCRPVEREPRLQTGEDYAVLAESLFSRFGIAESGKLIGISPGAAYGPAKRWFPDRFAAVADSLNEEFKAQAIVFGSKADQPSAAEVQKSAHHQLIDVAGKTNLQEAIALIARCDIFLSNDSGLMHVAGALGIPTVAIFGSTNPATTSPAGAKSVVIHHDVPCSPCLKPVCPTDFGCMKLITIAEVLETARKLLQGNPASRPAGRDKACFPNFTNPTEPG; this comes from the coding sequence ATGGAAGCCCCTGACAAAAATATGCCCCTGAAGGTCCGGGGCGATAAAAAACTGCCGGAAGGCGGGATCGAACGACTGCTGATCCGGGGGACGAACTGGATCGGGGATGTGGTGATGACCCTTCCTGCGCTTGCGGCGATCCGCGCCAGGTGGCCGCAGGCACGAATAGCGGTTCTTGCGAAGCCCTGGGTGGCCGAGGTTTACCGGCTTTCGAACCAGATCGACGAGGTCATCATTTTCGAGGAGCCGGGGCGACATGCGGGGGCGCTCGGGAAGCTGCGCCTGGCCAAAGAACTGCGGGGAAAAGGTTTCGACTGCGCCATCCTGCTGCAAAACGCGATCGAAGCGGCGCTTCTCGCGAAGCTGGCGGCGATTCCCCGGCGCGCCGGTTATAACTCCGACGGCCGGGGTTTCCTGCTTACCCACTCCGTCCGTCGGACCGCGGCAGTCCGCCGGGTGCGCCAGAGCGAGTACTATCTCGAGATGGTCCGGGCGCTCGGTTGCCGCCCGGTAGAACGGGAACCCCGGCTCCAGACGGGAGAGGATTACGCCGTTCTTGCGGAATCACTATTTTCCCGCTTCGGTATCGCCGAAAGTGGCAAACTGATTGGTATTTCCCCGGGCGCCGCTTATGGCCCCGCCAAAAGGTGGTTTCCCGACCGGTTTGCCGCCGTCGCCGATTCCCTGAACGAGGAATTTAAGGCGCAGGCAATTGTCTTCGGAAGCAAGGCGGACCAGCCGAGCGCCGCGGAAGTTCAGAAGAGCGCTCACCACCAACTGATCGACGTTGCGGGAAAGACAAATCTCCAGGAGGCGATCGCCCTCATTGCCCGCTGCGACATCTTTCTCTCCAATGATTCCGGATTGATGCACGTTGCCGGGGCGCTTGGAATCCCGACAGTGGCGATCTTCGGCTCGACCAATCCCGCGACGACGTCGCCGGCCGGCGCAAAGAGCGTTGTCATTCACCACGATGTTCCTTGCAGCCCCTGCCTGAAGCCGGTCTGCCCGACCGATTTTGGGTGCATGAAGCTGATAACAATCGCTGAAGTTCTTGAAACGGCGAGGAAACTCCTTCAGGGAAACCCCGCGTCCCGACCAGCCGGACGCGACAAGGCGTGTTTCCCCAATTTTACGAACCCAACGGAGCCGGGATGA
- a CDS encoding lysophospholipid acyltransferase family protein: MVNKNQLAGILLAFFQAIPVSLRRRLFIGLAKLFYHLVPRQRMIALHNLRCAFPEKTNGEILTIARGVYRTMGIVAAEFFDIPKLTSENVREIVETEGLSNCEQALAKGRGVLLFSAHFGNWELEAAAIALLIKPAVVIYRPLDSPLLDRLVFRVRSASGNKPIPKENAMLSMLRTLRKNGMLGILIDQNTDWYEGVFVDYFGRPACTTNGLALLTLHSGAPVLPAYLIRLPDGRYRLVIEPEIEIIDTGERDADVIANTQRFTKVIEDTVRKYPEQWLWIHQRWKTQLCQVPLESR, encoded by the coding sequence ATGGTGAACAAGAATCAACTTGCCGGCATCCTGCTGGCCTTTTTTCAGGCAATTCCTGTATCGTTGCGCAGGAGGCTGTTTATAGGGCTTGCGAAGCTGTTCTACCACCTCGTTCCCCGTCAGCGGATGATCGCCTTGCACAACCTCCGGTGCGCCTTCCCGGAAAAAACGAATGGGGAAATACTGACGATTGCCCGCGGCGTCTATCGCACAATGGGCATCGTGGCAGCGGAATTCTTTGATATCCCGAAGCTTACCAGCGAAAATGTTCGGGAAATTGTCGAGACGGAGGGGCTTTCGAACTGCGAACAGGCGCTTGCCAAGGGGCGCGGCGTCCTGCTGTTCAGCGCCCATTTCGGCAACTGGGAGCTGGAGGCTGCAGCGATCGCCCTGCTTATCAAGCCGGCGGTCGTCATCTACCGCCCCCTCGACAGTCCGCTTCTCGACAGGCTCGTCTTCCGGGTGCGCTCGGCGTCCGGCAACAAACCAATACCAAAGGAAAACGCGATGCTGTCGATGCTCCGCACGCTGCGGAAAAACGGGATGCTCGGAATCCTGATCGACCAGAACACGGACTGGTACGAGGGCGTGTTCGTCGATTACTTCGGCAGACCCGCCTGCACGACGAACGGCCTCGCTCTTCTGACCCTGCACAGCGGCGCCCCGGTGCTGCCTGCTTACCTGATCAGGTTGCCGGATGGGCGTTATCGTCTCGTTATCGAACCGGAGATCGAGATTATCGACACCGGGGAGCGCGACGCGGATGTAATCGCCAACACGCAGCGCTTCACGAAGGTTATTGAGGATACGGTGCGGAAATATCCCGAGCAGTGGCTCTGGATTCATCAGCGCTGGAAGACTCAGCTCTGCCAGGTTCCGCTGGAAAGCAGGTGA
- the lpxK gene encoding tetraacyldisaccharide 4'-kinase, whose translation MNIKLRFMNIKLRFQHLWNDDEAKTGDILPRALLRMLSFPYGGAVWLRNTLYDRHISRQKRLPCPVISVGNLTVGGTGKTPAVIWIADLLKQHGYRPAVLSRGYGGKSGSPVNVVSDGKTVLMGWKEAGDEPVLMANSLPGIPVLTGAERFLTGSAAVEKFGADILLLDDAFQHRQLFRDLDLVLLDSARPFGNGFLLPRGPLREEPHALLRADMLLRTGVAEKGEPLPVDLEHPSFRGIHKPTGIVSGKKGNIDPPETLRGQKIMAFSGIGSPEAFRRGLAALGAAVVSYRDFPDHHPYSDSDIAALRRLAAQSGASLLVTTEKDGVRLADFPAFLAEISLLRISMEITPLLPFTELLFSRFPPR comes from the coding sequence CCTGTGGAACGATGATGAAGCCAAAACCGGAGATATTCTCCCGCGGGCGCTGTTGCGGATGCTCTCGTTTCCCTACGGCGGCGCCGTCTGGCTCAGGAACACCCTCTACGATCGGCACATCAGTCGTCAAAAACGACTGCCCTGCCCGGTTATCAGCGTCGGCAATCTTACCGTCGGGGGAACGGGCAAGACGCCGGCGGTAATTTGGATCGCTGATTTGCTGAAACAACACGGTTATCGCCCTGCCGTGCTGAGCCGCGGCTATGGGGGCAAATCCGGAAGCCCGGTCAATGTTGTCTCCGACGGAAAAACAGTTCTGATGGGGTGGAAGGAGGCCGGGGATGAGCCGGTGTTGATGGCAAATTCCCTGCCGGGGATTCCGGTTCTTACCGGGGCTGAGCGATTTCTCACAGGCAGTGCGGCAGTGGAGAAATTCGGCGCCGATATCCTGCTTCTCGACGACGCCTTTCAGCACCGGCAGCTCTTTCGTGATCTCGACCTCGTCCTTCTCGATAGTGCCCGTCCCTTCGGAAACGGCTTTCTCCTGCCCCGGGGGCCTCTGCGCGAAGAGCCCCACGCTCTCCTCCGCGCGGATATGCTGCTCAGAACAGGCGTTGCCGAAAAGGGCGAACCGCTGCCCGTGGATCTCGAACATCCGTCATTCCGGGGAATACACAAACCGACGGGGATCGTCTCTGGTAAGAAGGGAAATATCGATCCTCCCGAGACGCTGCGGGGACAAAAAATCATGGCCTTCTCCGGAATCGGCTCTCCGGAAGCCTTCCGGCGGGGCCTTGCCGCTCTGGGCGCGGCTGTGGTTTCGTACCGCGATTTTCCCGATCACCATCCGTACAGTGACTCGGATATTGCAGCGCTTCGGCGTCTCGCCGCCCAAAGCGGGGCATCCCTGCTTGTCACCACCGAAAAGGACGGGGTCAGGCTTGCCGATTTTCCCGCTTTTCTGGCAGAAATTTCGCTTCTGCGGATCTCGATGGAAATTACCCCCCTCCTGCCGTTTACCGAGCTGCTTTTCTCCCGGTTCCCCCCCCGGTAG
- a CDS encoding BrnT family toxin has product MCKALNPETEKRYISIGLSYRGWFLVLIHTERQGRIRIISCRKATARERRSYEEG; this is encoded by the coding sequence TTGTGCAAAGCTCTCAATCCGGAAACAGAAAAGCGTTATATCAGCATCGGTCTGTCCTATCGAGGCTGGTTTCTGGTTCTAATTCATACGGAGAGACAAGGCCGAATACGCATTATTAGTTGCCGTAAAGCAACGGCACGCGAAAGGAGAAGTTATGAAGAAGGTTGA
- a CDS encoding sensor histidine kinase, whose product MEILLSLTQEMAVFVVIAYIYSKSPLFKSLTTAPIRGRDRIYLYLVFSALSVMGTYLGVPVQDAIANTRAIGPVLAGLLGGPVLGLAVGFTGGLHRFLLGGFTAFSCGLSTTIEGGIGGIVHLYLYRKNHSGQTLNPKIAFMTAFGAEITQMIIILLVSRPYANAVALVQVIALPMILSNAIGAALFVNILRDQRNMLDRIAASSYEKAFKIAERSLNILAGGINDASSVELARIIHEETGVGSVAITDREKVIAFTGHGSDHHRPGDPIATHFTKKAINENKVVFADGVTQRYRCSLSGECPLHSVLVVPLHIDNDVIGTIQLFETKDKKFLNMNKTLGEGITRLLSNQLLLARYELQKRLLVQSELKLLQAQVNPHFLFNALNTIIAILRIDSSRCKELLIHLSNFFRKNLKRASDLSTLEEELDQVNSYLQIEKARFDDRLTIEIDIDPALLQVILPTFTLQPLVENAFKHGISNTIGQGIARIRAFRRNGRAIIEIEDNAGIFPEQKTGDGYGIKIVDKRLKCQFGDDAGVSISCEPDKFTRATVMLPLETKTS is encoded by the coding sequence ATGGAAATTCTCCTCAGTTTGACGCAGGAGATGGCGGTCTTTGTAGTTATTGCCTACATCTACTCCAAATCCCCGCTTTTCAAATCGCTGACGACCGCGCCTATCCGCGGACGCGACAGAATCTACCTCTATTTAGTTTTTTCCGCCCTGTCGGTTATGGGCACCTATCTGGGGGTCCCCGTCCAGGACGCCATCGCCAATACGCGGGCGATCGGTCCGGTATTGGCGGGCCTCCTCGGGGGACCAGTTCTGGGACTGGCCGTCGGGTTTACAGGCGGACTCCACCGATTTTTACTGGGGGGTTTCACCGCGTTTTCCTGTGGCCTTTCCACAACAATCGAGGGGGGAATCGGGGGGATCGTGCATCTCTATCTCTACCGGAAGAACCATTCCGGCCAGACATTGAATCCGAAGATAGCCTTTATGACGGCGTTCGGCGCGGAGATAACGCAGATGATCATCATTCTGCTCGTTTCCCGTCCCTACGCCAATGCAGTCGCCCTGGTGCAGGTGATTGCGCTCCCGATGATCTTGTCGAATGCAATCGGCGCCGCCCTGTTTGTAAATATCCTCCGCGACCAGAGGAATATGCTTGACCGGATTGCCGCCTCCTCTTACGAAAAGGCCTTTAAAATTGCGGAACGGTCGTTGAATATTCTTGCGGGGGGCATAAACGACGCTTCGTCCGTAGAGCTGGCGAGGATCATCCACGAAGAGACGGGCGTCGGGTCGGTTGCCATAACCGACCGGGAGAAGGTCATTGCCTTTACCGGCCATGGTTCCGATCATCACCGGCCCGGCGACCCCATTGCCACGCATTTTACGAAAAAGGCCATCAATGAGAACAAGGTCGTTTTTGCAGACGGTGTAACGCAGAGGTACCGCTGTTCGCTTTCCGGGGAGTGTCCCCTGCACTCCGTCCTGGTCGTTCCCCTCCATATCGATAATGATGTCATCGGTACGATCCAGCTCTTTGAGACCAAAGACAAAAAATTCCTCAATATGAACAAGACGCTTGGCGAGGGGATTACCCGCCTCCTGTCGAATCAGCTTTTGCTGGCCCGTTATGAGCTGCAGAAACGCCTGCTGGTGCAGTCGGAACTCAAGCTCCTGCAGGCGCAGGTAAACCCGCATTTTCTGTTCAATGCGCTCAACACCATCATCGCCATTCTCAGGATCGATTCGTCGCGCTGCAAGGAGCTGCTGATCCATCTCTCCAATTTTTTCCGGAAAAATCTGAAGCGCGCAAGCGATCTGTCAACCCTTGAGGAGGAGCTCGACCAGGTAAATTCCTATCTGCAGATCGAAAAAGCCCGCTTTGACGACCGGCTGACCATCGAGATCGACATTGACCCTGCGCTGCTGCAGGTAATCCTTCCCACTTTCACCCTCCAGCCCCTTGTCGAAAACGCCTTCAAACATGGCATTTCCAACACAATCGGACAGGGAATAGCCAGAATCAGGGCCTTTCGCAGGAACGGCCGGGCGATCATCGAAATAGAGGATAATGCCGGCATTTTTCCCGAACAGAAAACGGGCGACGGCTACGGGATAAAGATTGTTGACAAGCGGCTTAAGTGTCAGTTTGGCGACGATGCGGGGGTTAGCATCTCATGCGAACCTGATAAATTCACTCGGGCGACGGTTATGTTGCCGCTGGAGACGAAAACATCATGA
- a CDS encoding BrnT family toxin: MKLTFEWDEVKASANFKKHSVFFEAGKTIFNDPFLLTFPGIDNSRPLHNSLIRHSGENRNQ; the protein is encoded by the coding sequence ATGAAACTGACATTTGAATGGGATGAAGTTAAGGCAAGCGCAAACTTCAAAAAGCACAGCGTGTTCTTTGAAGCAGGAAAGACGATCTTTAATGATCCTTTCCTGCTTACGTTTCCGGGGATTGACAATTCGAGACCTTTGCACAACTCCCTTATTCGTCATTCAGGTGAAAACCGGAATCAGTGA
- a CDS encoding glycosyltransferase family 9 protein, which produces MDNRRPGWAETVNILIVKLSAIGDVIHTLPSLAALRCLWPEADITWVVEEAAADLLQDHPALNRVIVSGRKRWLRELRQGMIVQPFGEMRAFLAELRSRQYDLVVDFHGLFKSAVIVFLSGGKRKLGYASLQEGSGLFYNEKITEAMEKHAVERYLDFVHYIARGDEKTCLSGTPEFGIAIGENEKRKVSELLAKKIFGVPPLPPGNSENRMPALPQTVGTNDENAALQHADRPFIAVSPVAFWETKLWEDEKFALLGDRLWQELGITVVLTGGDAKPLEKIMKLMKTKALNLGGQTSLRELAALYKRAKIVVTTDSGPMHLAAAVGTPTVALFGPTDPVRTGPYGPGHRVIRTGINCSPCFRKKCPQPRCMTEISVEEVFNAVRRILGETGTLPTASN; this is translated from the coding sequence GTGGATAATCGCCGACCGGGGTGGGCAGAAACTGTGAACATCCTGATTGTCAAGTTGAGTGCGATCGGCGACGTCATCCACACGCTGCCCTCGCTGGCTGCGTTGCGCTGCTTATGGCCGGAGGCCGACATCACCTGGGTGGTCGAGGAGGCGGCAGCCGATCTGCTCCAGGACCACCCCGCGCTGAACCGGGTGATCGTCTCGGGCCGGAAGCGCTGGCTCCGGGAATTGCGCCAGGGAATGATCGTCCAGCCGTTTGGGGAAATGCGTGCATTTCTTGCAGAACTGCGCTCGCGCCAATACGATCTGGTGGTAGATTTTCACGGCCTGTTCAAAAGCGCCGTGATCGTTTTTTTGAGCGGCGGCAAACGAAAGCTGGGATATGCAAGCCTCCAGGAGGGAAGCGGGCTTTTCTACAACGAAAAGATAACGGAAGCGATGGAAAAACACGCCGTCGAGCGCTATCTCGATTTTGTCCACTACATTGCCCGCGGGGATGAGAAAACCTGCCTTTCCGGAACCCCGGAATTCGGGATCGCCATCGGCGAAAACGAAAAAAGGAAAGTAAGTGAGTTGCTCGCTAAAAAGATTTTCGGAGTTCCCCCCCTCCCGCCGGGGAACTCCGAAAACAGAATGCCAGCCTTGCCGCAAACAGTGGGAACCAATGATGAAAACGCTGCTTTACAACATGCGGATCGGCCTTTTATCGCCGTAAGTCCGGTTGCCTTCTGGGAAACGAAGCTCTGGGAAGACGAAAAGTTTGCACTTCTGGGCGACCGGCTCTGGCAGGAGCTGGGAATTACCGTCGTTCTGACCGGGGGAGACGCAAAACCACTGGAAAAAATTATGAAACTTATGAAAACAAAGGCGCTGAACCTCGGCGGCCAAACCTCCCTCCGGGAGCTCGCGGCGCTCTACAAAAGGGCAAAAATCGTGGTGACAACCGACTCCGGGCCGATGCACCTGGCCGCCGCGGTTGGAACGCCGACGGTTGCCCTCTTCGGCCCGACCGATCCCGTCCGCACGGGTCCCTATGGCCCGGGTCATCGCGTTATCCGCACCGGGATCAACTGCAGCCCCTGCTTTAGGAAGAAATGCCCTCAGCCCCGCTGCATGACGGAGATTTCAGTCGAAGAGGTTTTTAACGCTGTGCGCAGGATACTGGGGGAAACAGGAACTTTGCCGACAGCGAGTAATTAA
- a CDS encoding cation transporter yields MVGFGVDSLIESLSASVLLWRLFSPAHDESREKLALKLVGVSFLILSAYVAFEAIKSLLGHEPPQTSLVGIGLAVVSLIVLPLLARAKRRSAANLESRAMKADSRQTDLCAYLSAILLGGLALNALLG; encoded by the coding sequence TTGGTAGGCTTCGGTGTTGATTCTCTTATTGAAAGTCTTTCCGCCTCGGTTCTCCTCTGGAGACTATTCTCTCCCGCTCATGACGAGAGCCGCGAGAAGCTTGCCCTCAAGCTTGTGGGTGTCAGCTTCCTTATCCTTTCGGCATACGTCGCCTTTGAGGCCATCAAGTCCCTTCTCGGCCATGAGCCGCCGCAAACCAGCCTTGTCGGTATCGGGTTAGCTGTCGTCTCGCTCATCGTCCTGCCCCTTCTCGCTCGCGCCAAACGCCGGTCGGCCGCGAACCTGGAAAGCCGGGCCATGAAGGCAGATTCCCGTCAGACTGATCTTTGTGCCTATCTTTCGGCCATCCTTCTGGGCGGGCTTGCGCTCAATGCACTATTAGGCTGA
- a CDS encoding Trm112 family protein, whose protein sequence is MGIRKELLDILACPRCKGPLKPAKGEDGLICEKCRLLYEIKDDIPIMLSEKARSLPEP, encoded by the coding sequence ATGGGAATAAGGAAGGAATTGCTGGACATTCTGGCATGCCCCCGGTGCAAGGGGCCGCTGAAGCCGGCGAAGGGGGAAGACGGCCTCATCTGCGAAAAATGCCGGCTGCTCTATGAGATAAAAGACGATATCCCGATCATGCTGAGCGAAAAGGCCAGGTCGCTGCCGGAGCCGTAA